From Centropristis striata isolate RG_2023a ecotype Rhode Island chromosome 16, C.striata_1.0, whole genome shotgun sequence, a single genomic window includes:
- the alms1 gene encoding pneumococcal serine-rich repeat protein: MEPSERVAAAPQLPAAEDVSQSAGQTSINQLAAQNHRYASQDQRQHRLGTDGWELQQLLERSFQPEFQDSNLSPALSLLPVNPGVEHNFTEYSLFQQSDNEFAPLRAYPDISVASERFHFPPLDHTNQASELGSLSQHPLAQATILSEEGVSSCCSLSQHSLSPGDEGRQEKNVNSQLTATTDRREVPSRDDKGSRERDSETQTDPPDKSVEEDAGDETFFLSKDIPAQHLLALLQKDIGMPSSSSSAVSSASETSVKVAASFGKEYRSSKVCKPGIDQSMVIRELPPGEASLSPQQTQQPDRDVSPGQSPTLSLEVCNITMGSRSTKPDDSSEVLHRELLSEAERRSSSDAESKNQQRKSPTPPCQSLTPYPTGTSEGKPSVTKTNLGHLLRTGPFSAGVERLHREQDLWSSGNQTGVDGSYLGFLPQSQSTPGVFKAPPRSSAKAKVGQLSAIESNKENSSQSNTGISPQVTVSVADVHCQNTTNPSQEEASSSKVQSLPSLNYMQKVDAWRANQSSGKTSLFDSLALQGFSGTSPKKKAYDAVSDSLNRILTQQARSLQKPAVSSAANQNVTQISSTAPSGSSSPRRGEAVGSAPNEQDNTGSATRPSASPIGRSQSHSSLSTVVMSAQKNQQKEIPAERENTPTQDDVQHQPSDTVQPLPRMSLSQFSDVSLDRDLTLSSSQDSYNSGVKLGNSIGASSIVSLEADNYVPYWTSKLSTPPPLPRPRELNIEDRIPLYLHNLGIDQSPSTILTPFAPRGPIREPEFSPTDLCTIKGSIGTPTKSTQPSEGGSPHKADFSRCSILSVDSSISIPLSLDSLGPGVPVPERTRPASPSSDTEAIQIERRLAPSSLPDEDSYPSTQRQHMDSSLTSSQNTIQPGDRFGSDSSLATKPRCGDRDLESPLQTSRGLEQNAEDSIVSSNALLEIRKLLSQAGNVVTAESSVASSASASAPRLLSDDDIFLSLKKKTSRLQDSSFSSTSATDDPKTRSTSLWVRSSSDSMLTSERRRENSIGRESLTSSGQPNYPSTQALFAAPTTGAYRRPQYSTVSRGTGSPLILSQSARRAEPEGCSAAPPDSTVPPQQPVIKPLPVLSTQQLTSTPTDTADVIEEEKRTVLVSPPQSSSSSPVLEDSDQGVISDGSSESSLAVRVAKLLQSESPSTMVSSTPSITDHEENKAREWIKLKLSGQQCEPLELDKEDRKRIEEIKRELLLKNPLQSQGSTDTESSAASSLKIQRGQDVPQQAETFTASGVPNNQPSQPLQVLGTDLSDSNVQLCTDLEAQIREIAAREGVTIPRTNLQAVTSITIATRRRSTSPSPSTSPAPPVSPVPELLHLAELSTGAVKLPKTTRQLPHTIDEDDEATREPDSMFEPSQDLTSPSASGNQKRQDAVGGQSEEPPPPSQGLGREDGMEKEDSTQSFRRDDELFIEDSSVSGVGHIAKQATGSSTPESPARTGHVSHVHLTLSPKATDQSLATSVHPSHADAVMGLPRKEFVPLRHSSSAASSPDEGVGLTSPPEWYDTREPIRQRGPERPETSSLFITSVPKGRMTSTSTQSLTACHRVVVSPRPITTETPAVPVLLPYKPRGSEELFYVPQTEADVSSTDPSDTTMESSHTGSDDAVPPRFSSEVLGHRDAGLDRGVTIRHSEGIYSKRLKTATFKMHEAGHRGASVPADGPSQTSVTPKPSSQVSVAFTRVPLSRDREASKRDQGTSPVQFPSYDQPEPNRVRFQPVLVDLDYEKASHHTDRSSVPQAGVERDRSDSHLPHPTAQQSSSSLDQLWERFCDQWNLEEYRPTTDRETSLLERLERLSRLIQSTGGSNCSELQEERLGRRGEDATGKERKNNIGEVKRSISGEARGGRKVKGEPPIPHQAWTQRLQIKETTQPADEDSFTSSVSQGSSESQYLCPADRDESETMSTMSGSMSTVDTARLVRAFGADRVQHLKTSSSLSKLYSTINKQKEGREKRRQRNKEPPHVITLSETTGTDESTVTADSASSTSTYTLTSHRGPSRGLVAKKAVKLVSRGIQAGDLEIVRNGTRRHTRDVGTTFPSPAEARTSRQISSASSSLERGRGGQRSSSKSQGLQKLRKSKRSLSKTYPEGVSWFISADELRSEARKENEPEEEESTWRPSTAWFEPYSRMNPWREPLRQRQVQEDRNIHHAEPEFDPKIKTMSSGLARISLQEALEMHRPEFISQSRRRVQRMALQAEERKLQADFSRERDDLFIRPGGAGRLPKPAGTALLRRAVPRKEMIQRSKQIYENLPEVQRRREEERRKAEYRSYRLNAQLYNKRITNRVLGRRTAWQ; this comes from the exons atggagCCGTCAGAG AGGGTGGCAGCAGCTCCCCAGTTGCCAGCAGCTGAAGATGTAAGTCAGTCTGCTGGACAAACATCTATAAACCAACTGGCAGCTCAAAATCATAGATATGCCAGTCAGGACCAGAGGCAGCACAGACTGGGAACAGATGGCTGGGAGCTTCAACAGTTATTAGAGCGTTCTTTTCAGCCAG AGTTTCAGGACAGTAACCTGTCCCCAGCTCTTTCCCTGTTGCCTGTAAACCCTGGAGTGGAACACAACTTCACTGAATATTCTTTATTCCAACAAAGTGACAATGAATTTGCCCCTTTAAG GGCGTACCCTGATATTTCCGTGGCTTCAGAGAGGTTTCATTTTCCACCCCTGGATCACACCAACCAGGCCTCTGAGCTTGGCTCACTGTCCCAGCACCCTTTGGCTCAGGCAACCATCCTGTCTGAAGAAGGAGTGAGCAGCTGCTGCTCTTTATCCCAGCACAGTTTGTCACCAGGAGACGAAGgcagacaagaaaaaaatgttaattccCAACTGACTGCCACCACTGACAGACGGGAAGTACCATCCAGAGATGATAAAGGTAGCAGAGAGAGGGACTcggagacacaaactgacccacCAGACAAGTCAGTAGAAGAGGATGCTGGAGATGAGACATTCTTTCTAAGTAAGGATATTCCTGCCCAGCATCTTCTCGCACTTCTTCAGAAAGATATTGGCATGCCAAGCAGCAGTAGTAGTGCTGTttcctctgcctctgagacctcTGTGAAAGTTGCTGCATCTTTTGGCAAAGAGTATAGAAGCAGTAAAGTTTGTAAACCAGGCATTGACCAAAGCATGGTTATAAGAGAACTTCCCCCAGGTGAAGCTTCTCTTTCCCCGCAGCAGACGCAACAACCTGACAGAGATGTATCCCCTGGCCAGTCACCAACATTATCGCTTGAGGTCTGTAACATCACCATGGGGTCCCGCAGCACTAAACCTGATGACAGTAGCGAAGTGTTGCACAGAGAGCTGCTGTCTGAGGCAGAGAGGCGCAGCAGCAGTGATGCTGAATCTAAAAACCAACAGCGGAAAAGTCCTACACCACCATGTCAGTCTCTCACACCATATCCCACAGGTACGTCTGAAGGAAAGCCAAGTGTAACCAAAACAAATTTGGGTCACTTGCTACGGACAGGACCGTTTTCAGCAGGTGTTGAACGGCTTCACAGAGAGCAAGACCTCTGGTCCTCAGGGAATCAAACAGGGGTTGATGGGTCTTACCTGGGTTTCCTTCCACAGTCTCAGTCCACTCCAGGGGTTTTTAAAGCCCCACCCAGATCCAGTGCCAAGGCGAAAGTAGGGCAACTTTCTGCCATAGAATCCAATAAAGAGAACTCATCTCAGTCAAACACAGGGATCTCTCCACAGGTAACCGTTTCTGTGGCTGATGTCCATtgccaaaacacaacaaatccaAGCCAAGAGGAGGCTTCTTCTTCAAAAGTCCAGTCTCTCCCAAGTCTCAACTATATGCAGAAAGTAGACGCTTGGAGGGCAAATCAGAGTTCAGGCAAGACTTCACTATTTGATAGTTTGGCACTTCAAGGATTTTCTGGCACCTCTCCTAAAAAGAAAGCTTACGATGCAGTATCTGACTCCCTGAATCGCATCCTGACTCAGCAGGCGAGGAGTTTACAAAAACCTGCTGTTTCAAGTGCTGCCAATCAGAACGTTACACAGATCTCTTCCACGGCTCCCTCTGGTTCATCTTCTCCAAGAAGAGGGGAGGCAGTGGGCAGTGCTCCAAATGAACAAGATAACACTGGGTCTGCCACAAGACCTTCTGCCTCACCCATTGGCAGGTCACAGTCCCACTCCTCTCTAAGCACTGTTGTTATGTCGGCCCAGAAAAATCAGCAGAAAGAAATACCCGCAGAAAGAGAGAATACTCCGACTCAAGACGATGTCCAGCATCAGCCAAGCGACACAGTACAACCCCTACCTCGCATGAGCCTCAGTCAGTTCAGTGATGTGTCACTTGATCGAGATTTGACACTCTCAAGTTCCCAAGATAGTTACAACAGTGGAGTTAAATTGGGAAATTCCATAGGGGCGTCTTCTATTGTCAGCCTTGAGGCTGATAACTACGTCCCGTACTGGACTTCAAAACTGTCAACGCCACCACCTCTGCCCAGGCCGCGAGAACTCAACATTGAAGATCGAATTCcg tTGTACCTGCATAACCTGGGTATTGACCAGTCTCCCTCAACAATCTTAACTCCATTCGCACCCAGAGGGCCAATAAGAGAGCCTGAATTCTCTCCCACTGATCTCTGTACAATTAAAGGATCTATTGGAACCCCAACGAAGAGCACTCAACCCTCTGAAG GTGGAAGTCCCCATAAAGCAGATTTTTCCAGGTGCAGCATTCTTTCAGTGGACTCCAGTATATCCATACCATTGAGCCTGGACAGTCTAGGTCCAGGTGTACCTGTGCCAGAGCGAACCAGGCCGGCTTCTCCTTCTTCCGATACAGAAGCTATCCAGATTGAACGCAGACTGgcaccctcctccctccctgatGAAGACTCTTATCCTTCCACCCAGCGACAGCACATGGACAGCAGCTTAACCAGCAGCCAGAATACCATCCAGCCTGGAGACAGGTTTGGCTCTGACTCCTCCTTAGCAACCAAGCCTAGGTGTGGGGATAGAGATTTGGAGTCACCATTGCAAACGAGCCGTGGTTTGGAGCAAAACGCAGAAGATTCTATTGTTAGCTCCAATGCCTTGTTGGAGATCCGTAAACTTCTCTCTCAGGCGGGGAATGTCGTAACTGCAGAGTCTTCTGTAGCTTCCTCAGCCTCAGCTTCAGCACCTCGCCTTCTCTCTGATGATGACATCTTCCTCTCCCTGAAAAAGAAAACCAGCAGACTTCAAGACTCTTCATTCTCCTCCACTTCTGCGACTGATGATCCCAAAACTCGATCCACCTCGTTGTGGGTCCGGTCCTCCTCAGACTCCATGCTGACCTCAGAGAGACGCAGAGAAAACTCTATTGGAAGAGAGAGTTTGACTTCATCGGGGCAACCTAATTATCCATCCACACAAGCTCTTTTTGCTGCACCGACAACAGGTGCATACAGAAGGCCACAATATAGCACTGTTAGTAGAGGTACAGGCTCACCCCTTATCCTCTCCCAATCAGCTCGGCGCGCAGAGCCTGAGGGCTGCAGTGCTGCTCCCCCTGACAGTACAGTCCCTCCACAGCAACCAGTCATCAAGCCATTACCAGTTTTAAGTACCCAACAGCTCACCTCAACTCCTACAGACACAGCAGATGTCATAGAGGAGGAAAAACGGACTGTACTGGTATCTCCTCCTCAGAGCAGCTCCTCCTCACCAGTCCTGGAGGACAGTGACCAGGGAGTGATCAGTGATGGGAGCAGTGAGAGCTCGCTGGCTGTCAGAGTGGCCAAGTTACTGCAGAGTGAATCTCCATCCACCATGGTGTCCAGTACACCCAGCATCACTGAccatgaggagaacaaagccAGAG AGTGGATTAAACTGAAACTATCCGGACAGCAGTGTGAGCCTCTGGAGTTGGACAAAGAAGACAGAAAGCGGATtgaagagataaagagagagctGCTGTTGAAAAACCCTTTACAG AGTCAGGGGAGCACAGATACAGAGAGCAGTGCAGCGTCCAGTCTTAAAATACAAAGGGGACAGGATGTGCCTCAGCAAGCAGAGACCTTCACTGCCTCTGGTGTTCCCAACAACCAGCCATCCCAGCCACTGCAGGTCCTCGGCACAGATCTCTCTGACTCCAATGTGCAGCTTTGCACAGATCTAGAGGCTCAGATACGTGAGATCGCTGCCAGAGAAGGGGTAACGATTCCTAGGACAAACCTTCAGGCCGTCACATCGATCACCATCGCCACCCGCAGGCGCTCcacctccccctctccctccacgTCGCCTGCACCTCCTGTCAGTCCGGTGCCAGAGCTGCTCCACCTGGCTGAACTCTCCACAGGAGCAGTCAAACTTCCTAAAACTACCAGGCAGCTTCCCCATACCATAGATGAAGATGATGAGGCAACAAGGGAGCCAGACTCTATGTTTGAACCAAGCCAAGACCTGACTTCTCCGTCAGCCTCGGGAAATCAGAAGAGACAAGATGCCGTAGGAGGCCAATCTGAAGAACCTCCCCCTCCCTCACAGGGTTTAGGTAGAGAGGATGGGATGGAGAAGGAGGACAGCACACAGTCTTTCAGGCGAGACGACGAATTATTCATCGAGGACAGCTCCGTTTCTGGTGTTGGTCACATAGCTAAACAGGCCACAGGTTCATCCACACCTGAATCCCCAGCCAGGACAGGTCATGTCTCACATGTCCATCTCACTCTGTCCCCCAAAGCCACTGATCAGAGTCTGGCCACTTCTGTCCACCCCAGTCATGCTGATGCTGTTATGGGGCTGCCACGGAAAGAATTTGTCCCCCTCAGACACTCCTCTTCTGCTGCCAGCAGTCCAGACGAAGGTGTTGGGTTGACCAGTCCACCAGAGTGGTATGACACCAGAGAGCCAATAAGACAGCGGGGGCCTGAAAGACCGGAGACCTCCAGCCTGTTCATAACCTCTGTGCCTAAGGGAAGGATGACCTCCACATCCACACAGTCCTTGACAGCATGTCACAGAGTTGTTGTGTCACCAAGACCCATAACCACTGAAACACCAG CAGTGCCAGTTCTGTTGCCTTATAAACCCCGTGGCAGCGAGGAGCTCTTCTACGTCCCTCAAACAGAAGCTGACGTCTCCTCCACCGACCCTTCTGACACGACCATGGAGAGCTCCCACACAG GCTCAGACGACGCTGTGCCCCCACGCTTCAGCAGCGAGGTCCTCGGTCACCGAGACGCTGGGTTGGACCGTGGAGTCACCATCAGACACTCGGAGGGCATCTACAGcaagaggctgaaaacagccaCCTTCAAAATGCACGAGGCCGGACACAGAG GTGCCTCTGTACCAGCAGATGGACCCTCACAAACAAGTGTGACTCCAAAGCCGTCCTCTCAGGTATCAGTTGCCTTTACCAGAGTGCCTCTATCGAGGGATCGAGAAGCTTCCAAGAGAGACCAGGGGACAAGCCCGGTGCAGTTCCCCAGTTATGATCAGCCAGAGCCAAACCGTGTGAGATTTCAGCCAGTTCTTGTGGACCTGGACTATGAAAAGGCGAGCCATCACACTGATCGAAGCTCTGTCCCTCAGGCAGGAGTGGAGAGAGACAGGAGCGACTCTCACCTCCCTCACCCCACTgcccagcagagcagcagctctCTGGATCAGCTGTGGGAGAGGTTCTGTGATCAGTGGAACCTGGAGGAGTACCGACCCACTACTGACAGAGAGACATCGCTGTTGGAGCGGCTTGAACGCCTCTCCCGTCTTATTCAGAGCACTGGAGGTTCGAACTGTTCAGAACTGCAAGAAGAGAGGCTAGGAAGGAGGGGAGAAGATGCTacagggaaagaaagaaaaaataatattggTGAGGTGAAGAGGAGCATAAGTGGTGAGGCAAGAGGAGGTAGAAAGGTTAAAGGTGAACCGCCCATCCCTCATCAGGCCTGGACGCAGAGGCTGCAGATAAAGGAAACCACTCAACCTGCAGACGAGGACTCCTTCACGTCCAGCGTCTCTCAGGGCTCGTCCGAGAGTCAGTACCTCTGTCCTGCTGACAGAGACGAGTCTGAGACCATGTCCACCATGTCTGGCTCCATGTCCACAGTTGACACAGCGCGGCTGGTCCGAGCCTTTGGTGCTGACCGCGTCCAACACCTGAAAACGAGCTCCAGCCTCAGTAAACTCTACTCCACCATCAATAAGCAGAAAGAAGGGAGGGAAAAGAGGAGACAAAGGAACAAAGAGCCACCTCACGTCATCACCCTGTCAGAGACCACCGGCACTGATGAATCCACA GTTACTGCTGATTCTGCATCATCAACCAGCACTTACACCCTCACGTCACACCGCGGCCCCTCCAGGGGTCTGGTAGCTAAGAAGGCTGTAAAACTGGTCAGCAGAGGCATCCAGGCAG GTGACCTGGAGATTGTCAGAAATGGGACTCGACGTCACACCAGAGATGTTGGAACCACATTCCCTTCGCCTGCTGAAGCCAGAACTTCCAGGCAGATATCATCTGCCTCGTCCAGCttagagagaggaagaggagggcagAGGAGCTCCTCTAAAAGCCAGGGGCTACAAAAACTGAGAAAGAGCAAGAGAAGCCTGTCCAAGACCTACCCCGAAG GTGTTTCATGGTTCATCTCTGCTGACGAGCTGAGGTCAGAGGCGAGGAAGGAGAACGAGCCCGAGGAAGAGGAGTCGACGTGGAGGCCAAGCACCGCCTGGTTTGAACCGTACAGCAGGATGAATCCGTGGAGAGAACCGCTGAGACAGAGACAAGTCCAGGAAGACAGAAACATACATCATGCTGAACCCGAGTTTGAtccaaaaatcaaaacaatgtCTTCTGGTCTGGCACGTATCTCTCTCCAG GAGGCTCTTGAGATGCATCGTCCAGAGTTCATCTCTCAGTCCAGGCGCAGGGTTCAGCGCATGGCTCTGCAGGCGGAGGAGAGGAAGCTGCAGGCCGActtcagcagagagagagacgatcTCTTCATCCGgccaggaggagcagggaggctACCGAAGCCTGCAG GCACCGCTCTGCTCAGGAGGGCTGTTCCCAGGAAGGAGATGATACAGAGATCCAAACA GATATATGAGAATCTTCCAGAGGTGCAgcggaggagagaagaggaaagaagaaaagcagAGTATCGATCTTACCGGCTGAACGCTCAACTCTACAACAAG agAATCACTAACCGTGTCCTGGGCAGAAGAACAGCATGGCAGTGA